From the genome of Chlorocebus sabaeus isolate Y175 chromosome 21, mChlSab1.0.hap1, whole genome shotgun sequence:
AGCACAATACAGGGAAGTTATATCCCCgcaagtttgtttcatttttcctgtccGGAATCCGGGGCAGGCATAGAACCCGTTCCGGCTTATGGACACCTTTTTAGCCTGTTTTTTCTATACTCCCCCTTCCATGTTATTTACCCCTGCTACTTTATCTAGGTTGAGATAAAGGTCAGGAAACCAAGTTCCCACAGGGGCAATTTGTGAAGTCTCATATAGGACTTCATGGGTATTAAAATTAGTTACTCTCCAGGTTAGGTTAAAAGGTTGGTGGGGGTTTTTGGTGTCAGCGACGCGAGGAAGGAGGGCTAGTAGTAAGCACAGGGTTAGGTACGAGAGAGTCTTATCTTGAGGGGGTCCTCGGAGCGACGGAGTCTCCATGTCTCAGGTGGTCCAGGCGTCTCTGGAGCAGCCTTGGCGTGGGATGCGTGGATCCAAGTGGCGATTCCGTCAACCTTTATGgctgtgggtgtggtcaggagaacAATGTAGGGTCCTTTCCACCGAGGCTCCAGTCCTTGAGAACGGTGTCGTCTAACGTAGACGGAGTCCCCCACCTGGAAGGGGTGGCTGGTCTGCGAATGTCCTGGCCGGTACAGTTCTGCCAAGGTGGCCCAGATTTGGGCCTGTACTGCTTGTAGTCCTTTTAGCCGGGCCTGCAGGTCAGTCTTAGagttggagggagaaaaggagtcaaGTAGGGTCGACAAAGGGGGAGGTCCTCCGTAGAGGATTTCATATGGAGTGAGTCCAAAGTGGTTAGGCGTATTCCGGGCtcttaaaagagctagagatagGAGGCGTCTCCAATCTTTTAAGCCAGTCTCTAAGGTCAATTTAGTAAGGGtctcttttattgttctatttattttttttacctgtCCTAAGCTCTGGGGTCTATAAGCACAATGCAATTTCCAATTAATCCCCAGTATCCTGGCTAGCCCCTGACTTACCTGGGAAATGAAGGCCGGCCCGTAGTCTGACCtaattaccttgggaagtccaaatctaggaaagattttttccagaatCTTCTTGGCTACTATGTGTGCTGTTTCTTGCCGGGTGGGGTAGGCTTCTACCCATCCTGAAAAGGTATCTACAAACAGTAGTAAGTACTTATACCCAGCATAGTGAGGTTTTACTTCAGTGAAGTCTACCTCCCAATAAGCCCCCGGGCGGCTGCCACGGGTTCGTATTCCTGCTGGCACTCGAGTAGCCCCAGCGTTCACCTGCTGACAGACCTTGCAGGCAGAAGTCACCTGTTCTATTAGAGTACTTGCCTTAGGAATTAGAAAGTCAGTTTTtttcaatcaacatttttaacttcCGGCTACCTAAGTGTGTCCAGGCGTGCATCTGCTGGATCATAGCCACGGCTTCTCTTTGTGGGAGGactgtcttcccttctttttcccagttcttggtgtccttgttttctatagctcctatggctcttgcctcttcctggtcttctggggtgtAGGTGTGTCTATCCTGGTCGGTTTTGTTGGGTTCTGAGGCTAAGGTTAGTACTTTTGCCATGGCTGCCTGCTTGGCCACGtggtctgcctgtctgtttcccactgcaactggatcctgtcctttctgatgtccgggacagtggattatggctacttctcgtgggaggaagagggcttttaataaggcaattatttcagctttgttcttgatttcttttctctctgatgTTAGGAGACCTCTTTTTTTATAAATACTTCCATGGGTATGAGCCgttgcaaaagcatatcggctatctgtataaatattagcctttttcCCCTTGGACAGCTCTAGGGCCTTTGTTAGTGCTATTAGCTCAGCCTTTTGTGCAGATGTGCCAGGGGGCAGTGACTGTGCCCAAATGGTGGTGTGGTTATCTACCACTGCCGCTCCCGCCCTCCGGGTACCTGAGTCAAGATAGCTGCTGCCGTCTGTATACCATGTGTGGTCCGCGTCTGGGAGTTCTGTCTCCTTGAGGTCCTCCCGCGTTCCGTGGGTTTCTGCCAACACCTGCCGACAGTCGTGAGGGCTCAGTTGGTCTTCTGGTGGTGGCAGCAGCGTTGCAGGGTTCAGGGTGACCGGAGGGCCAAACCGGACGCAGTTTGTGTCCAATAGGAGGGCCTGGTAGTGGGTCAAGCGTGCATTGGTAATCCACCGGTCCGGGGGCTGTCGCACTATGGCCTCTAGAGCATGTGGAGTAATAACAGTCAATGGCTGCCTAAGGGTTAACTTAGCAGTGTCTTTGACTAACATGGCAGTGGCTGCCATGATGCGGAGACACGGGGGCCAACCGGCTGCTACAGGATCTAGCTTTTTAGACAGATACGCTACCGGTCTCTTCCAGGGCCTTAATTTCTGGGTTAAGACTccttttgcaattccttgcctctcatCTAAGAAGAGGGTGAAAGGTTTTGAGGTATCCGGTAACctaagggctggggcagagaggagtgctTTCTTTAGAGTCTCAAAAGCCAATTGATGTTCCTCCTGCCAGGTAAAAGGGGTGCTTCCCTTGGTGAGGGTATAAAGGGGGGCGGCCAGTTCAGCGAAACCGGGTATCCACAAGCGACAGAACCCAGCAGTTCCCAGGAATTCACGCACCTCTCTGGGATTCCGGGGCAGTGGAATGCGAGCCACAGTCTCTATGTgcccaggggtgagccaccttttCCCCTCACTCAGTATGTACCCCAGGTAGGTTACCTTGGTCTGACAAATTTGTGCCTTCTTGGCGGATGCCcggtatttttttcttccagttcctGGAGTAGATGCCTAGTACCTTGCATGCAGGCTTCCTTTGTGGGGGCCGCCAGGAGGAGGTCATCTACATACTGGAGCAAGGTCACTTCTGGATGCTGGGTCCGGAAGTCGGTTAGGTCCTAGTGGAGAGCCTCAtcgaagagagtgggagagttcttgaacccttggggaagtcGGGTCCAGGTCAATTGGCCTGAGATTCCTTTCTCAGGGTCTTTCTACTTAAAGGCAAAGAGTTCTTGGCTTTAAGGGGCCAGGGGTAAACAAAAGAATGCATCTTTTAATTAAGGGGCTGAGCAAGTTGTAAGGCACTCAGCTCCTGAAGTAGATGCCTGGTAGGCACACTGGTCTTTTTTACCTTAGGCCGCCTccgttttttttccctttcttcctggccTTTTCTCCGTTACTACTGCTGCCaggatttttgttaaatacttatctctcttttattttttccatcctcTCGTTCCTCCTGTTCTTTCGCTAGTCTGGCTTCCCTTTTCTCGGgagtttctcttttattatatactttttctgcctctctgactaATTTCTGTAATCCATAGGTCTGGATCCTATCTAATTTTTGGAGTTTCCCTTTAATATCTGGTGCTGCTTTGTCTATGAACGACATGGCCACGGTAGCCTTATGTTCTAGAGCCTCTGGATCAAATGGGGTATACATTCGgaacccttccagaagtctttccataAAGGCTGCCGGGTTTTCATCCTTTCCTTGAATTATGGTCCTTACCTTGGCCAAATTGGTGGGGCGTTTCCTTGCCCCCTTGAGACCCGCCAACAGAGCCTGGCGATAGATTCAGAGACTCTCCCTACCTGGTGCTGTCTCATAATCCTAGTCCGGGCGGGTGAGGGGAAATCCCTCGTCTATTTCGTTGGGGAGCTGGGTTGGAAGGCCTCTTGGCCCCGGCACATTTTTCCGGGCCTCCAGGAGGACTTGTTGCCTTTTTTCGGTGGTCAGAAGGACCTGCAAAAGCTGTTGACAATCATCCCAGGTAGGCTGGTGGGTGAGGAGAATGGATTCTATCAATGAGGTTAAGGCCTGAGGGTCTTGGGTAAAGGGGGGGTTGTGAGTTTTCCAATTGTAGAGGTCGGAGGCAGAAAAGGGCCAGTACTGGATTGCGCGGTTGACCGTgcgaaggggagaagggaagactGCCAGGTGGGAGTGCCATCTGGGTCTTCAGTCCGCCGCAAGCGGAGATGAGGTGTTGGTGGCGGCGCGGAACGGCGGTGGGGAGGAGGGGCGCGCGACCTCTCTTCCCCCCCCCGCGCAACCTTTTCGACCTCGCCTTTCCGCGCGACAGCGGACGCCGCCACGGCGTCCCGCGGGTTACCGCCGGAGGCACGCAAACCCCGGGAACGCGGCTGCGAGCGCGGCTGGGCTGGCCGCGGGGCGGGCTTCCGGCCCCCTGATGCACGGAGCGAGCGGGGAGGACGGGACGGTGGCGGCATTCTAGGGGTTAATTTGGGCGGCGTTGGAGAGGGAGGCGAGGTCGAGGAAGGGACCGATGAAGGGGCTGGAGAAAGAGTAGGGGCTGAGGGAGTAGTGGGAGGGATTGGGGATAGGGTAAGGGACGAGGGTGAAGCGTAaggtggaggcctcaggagggggttgtgaggaggaggaggaggcggaggatcGAAAAGGAGGAGGTCTTGCTGAGTTCCATCAGGGAGGACTGGCTTAGGGGGATCCGAAGTCTGATTCTTTGGGGCTTCCACGGCAAGGAGGGTAGATTGGGACGGGGAGGGGGAATGAAAGAAGGGTTTCACCCAGGAAGGGGGGTTTCGGACCAAATCTTCCCAGGTGATTATGTAGGCCACTTGGTCCTGGTGTCCTTGTGGCCCACGAttcatcacttttgctttaaccTGTAAGATAATGGAGAGGTCAAATGTTCCGTCCTGGGGCCACCCAACCTGGAGGGTTGGCCATTCAGACGAACAGAAAGTTTGCCATCGTCCTTTACGGACTTCCACGGAGAGATCGCGGGCTTGCGCCCGGACATCAGGGAAGTGGGTCAAAGTCAAGGCTAAAGGAGTTGTTAGTGTCTGTCCTATAGTTTCGTCCAGAAAGTCACGCACACACAAGGacaaaatgacaacaataaacacagtgaccaaacaaacacagaggagcCTCGCGGCCCGAGAGTGGCGCCACAAGTTTACAAAAGATTCAGACGGCAGGGGGCAACCTGCCTACCGATTTGAGGAGGCCAACAGAGTCGTCAGCTTTCCTCCCGACAACCGCCAGGGCGTCCCCTGGGGCGCAAGGGGGAAGGTGCCGGACACATCTGTCCCCCTTCCCCACCTGATTATTCAGACGGAGTACTCCTCAGAGCTAGCCGGCAAGACAAACAGAGCACAGAGTGAAACGAAAGTACCTGACAGAGTCCGTTCGTCAGCAGTCGGTGGCCCGGGCCAATTGTGTCTCCACCGGAGGGGTCGAGGGTCCTCGGGCGACCCCCATTCCCGGCCAACGCACCaaatgtaggaacctagtttttagattccttcctgggcaggggtcgtcgcgagagaccactcgacacggaagtcacagtggagagatttattgctagcgcgctagggtcctatgtccgaagttggccacaggaccccgaatgcttgttacagacagtttataaaggcaaaaaaccacaaaattttacaaagcttgaggcgcaagatgattggagcaggttctggcctgagcgagatgtcttactttaattggttggtttgaacctggtttgaacccgcgcggggtatttcctggacttgttcttctgtttgaattccaggaatttgggtgggtgttttagatagccacacggacatcgggcgagtgctttagatggccacctggtcattgggtgggtgcttttagatagccacctggtgtggcttttctaagcttctaagtttctaagtctaaaagtctaaaggtttctaagtttttaaagtctataggtctctaagtttctaaaggtttctaagtttctaaatctattttcacatTACAGTAGCCAGGTAACCAACTCTACCTTGTAGGTGGTGGCTGAGTGGATCCCACTCCAGGATCCAATTACTCCAATTGCCTTTAGGCTTCTCAATTCAGTGACTACAGTTCCCACTCGGAGGTCTAGCCTACAGACAATGATCACAGAGTTCTTTAAGGATGACAGGGCTCCACTCACAAATTTATTACTCACACTATTGGTGAAAGGTATGCCTTCTGGACTCTCCCACTATGAATAAGTAGGCCTTAAATGACAGATCTACCCTAACATTACAATATATCTCTAAGCCTTTGTATTTCTTCTACATTTCAATAAGGCATGTCAAGTATTTTCAACTTTCTCATGCTGGGCTACCATTTGGTCCATATCTCAGCAGTTAACCAACCAACCTGTTAGAACCAAACTCCACAAGCTGCAACATTTAATACAGAACTTTTACGTAATGAGTTCATGCCAAATTCGGCCTGATCCAACATTAacttccttccaccattatcccacatcCAGTTATCAATTCCTGTATatgttctccagatttctttcTGTGTAAATTAAAAACTCAAGTAGTTTGTTTGAGTTTCACATACTTCCTCATGGGTCACACATTGTACCTCACCTTTAGGAGACTGATGAGATTGGAGTCTaattataggtctagaagcaaagagCGGGGGTGAGGGTTGGTTCTGCAGAGAATCAGCATTGTATGGCAACTGCATTGTATGGCAATTGCCTTGGGGAAGGTCGGTGTAAGGTCAGTCTTTTATAACTATAGAGGCCGAGAGACCAGTACCACTGTGGGTGGGAATACTGCTGTCACTGTGGGTAGGAGAGGCCAATTCTGCTGGTAGTTGGGGAGATCTCTTTTACTGGTAATGAAGACTCACCAGAATTTAGGGGCTCTATGTCCACAGCTTCATCAGGATCTCTCCCACATGTTCCCTTTCCAACTTAGAGGATCCCATTCTTTTTCGATTAAATGCCTTCATTTAATTAAATGTCTTCAGTGTAGACCTCCTGCCAGACTGAAGCTCAACTTGCTTTGTAATTCAGCCAGTTTCAAGATAATGTAGATTATGTAGATTTTAATTGTTGACAGTTTCAGTCCTGCAACTCTAGGAGATAAGGCTATTCTTCAGGGCATACATAGAAGCTCTTAAGTCATTTATGCAGCACTTGAGCTGGGAATTCAAATCTTTAACTTATCCTTTTCTCTTACCACTTGATCAGCAACATCAGGAACTACCAACCCTTGTCATTTTATTAGTTAGTTTTCTGAAAATCTTCAAAAGTATTTTATACAGAGGTATTTAGCTCTTTTCTTCTTGTAAGTAGTTGATTAGGAGTATCCAATGCAGATATTTTCTatatctctattaaaattttagGT
Proteins encoded in this window:
- the LOC140709663 gene encoding uncharacterized protein, whose amino-acid sequence is MNRGPQGHQDQVAYIITWEDLVRNPPSWVKPFFHSPSPSQSTLLAVEAPKNQTSDPPKPVLPDGTQQDLLLFDPPPPPPPHNPLLRPPPYASPSSLTLSPIPPTTPSAPTLSPAPSSVPSSTSPPSPTPPKLTPRMPPPSRPPRSLRASGGRKPAPRPAQPRSQPRSRGLRASGGNPRDAVAASAVARKGEVEKVARGGEERSRAPPPHRRSAPPPTPHLRLRRTEDPDGTPTWQSSLLPFARSTAQSSTGPFLPPTSTIGKLTTPPLPKTLRP